TCGGCCGCAGTTTTACTTTCGGACGACGGACGTGACGGGGGACGTGAAGCTGGCGGCGGGGGTGGAGATGGTGATGCCGGGGGACAACGTGACGGTGGACGTGCAGTTGATCACGCCGGTGGCGATGGACAAGGGGTTGCGCTTTGCGATACGAGAAGGCGGGCACACCGTAGGAGCAGGAGCGGTGACGGAGGTATTGGAATAGAGAGCAGAGGATGAGCATCTTGCGAGAAAAAATTCGGATTCGTTTGAAGGCTTTTGATCACCGCATCCTGGACCAGTCCACTTCGGAGATTGTCCAGACGG
This window of the Candidatus Acidiferrales bacterium genome carries:
- the tuf gene encoding elongation factor Tu (EF-Tu; promotes GTP-dependent binding of aminoacyl-tRNA to the A-site of ribosomes during protein biosynthesis; when the tRNA anticodon matches the mRNA codon, GTP hydrolysis results; the inactive EF-Tu-GDP leaves the ribosome and release of GDP is promoted by elongation factor Ts; many prokaryotes have two copies of the gene encoding EF-Tu): RPQFYFRTTDVTGDVKLAAGVEMVMPGDNVTVDVQLITPVAMDKGLRFAIREGGHTVGAGAVTEVLE